A window of the Cetobacterium sp. ZOR0034 genome harbors these coding sequences:
- a CDS encoding B12-binding domain-containing radical SAM protein: MNKIVLVGINSQFIHTNLAIRYLKSYVEKYSDLKIELYESNINNQVQSIITDLFNLDADHYIFSTYIWNKEYVFRIIKELRKIRPDVTITLGGPEVSYNAKESLLENGAIDYVLIGEGEKVLYNFLVENDKLQRGVATLKNGEFIYNGDEFPIENLDTIPFPYTENELKENIKILYYESSRGCPFSCSYCLSSIDKGVRYWSLERVKTDLKKFLDSGVELVKFVDRTYNLRKERYLGIWEFLLENYKENVTFHFEINANIFDDEIIEFLKKVPEGYFQFEIGVQSINKDTMNSINRRNLLERLRYNIKAISKNVHLHVDLIAGLPHDTYETFKDSFDYVYDLDAEMIQLGFLKILSGTKISKEIEEYDYKYMEFPPYEILSNCFINYTELVKLKNLEKMLDFYYNSEKFKNSVKYIIDNHYDRPFTFFEEIAEYYEKNNLLGVGHKIVAIFNHLVKFYKEKNFIGKDIFIEYLKLDYLLLGKPGAYPEWFISKKDKEKYNEIVVEKNFSSTREAYKKTEFEKFEYDVLNHRVDTIEIFFNYSNKKPKLEIFK, from the coding sequence ATGAATAAAATAGTTTTAGTCGGTATAAATAGTCAGTTTATACATACGAATTTAGCAATTAGATATTTAAAAAGTTATGTAGAAAAATACAGTGATTTAAAAATAGAACTTTATGAAAGTAATATAAATAATCAAGTTCAAAGTATAATTACAGATTTATTTAATCTTGACGCAGATCACTATATATTTTCAACTTATATTTGGAATAAAGAGTATGTGTTTAGAATTATAAAGGAATTAAGAAAGATTAGACCAGACGTAACAATTACTCTTGGTGGACCAGAAGTTAGTTATAATGCAAAAGAATCTTTATTAGAAAATGGAGCTATTGACTATGTTCTGATTGGAGAGGGAGAAAAAGTTCTTTATAACTTTTTAGTAGAGAATGATAAATTACAAAGAGGAGTGGCAACTTTAAAAAATGGAGAGTTTATCTATAATGGAGATGAGTTTCCAATTGAGAATTTAGATACGATTCCTTTTCCATATACAGAAAACGAATTAAAAGAGAATATAAAAATACTTTATTATGAATCGAGTAGAGGATGCCCGTTTAGCTGTTCTTATTGTCTATCATCTATAGATAAGGGTGTTAGATATTGGAGCTTAGAAAGAGTAAAAACTGATTTAAAGAAATTTTTAGATTCAGGTGTTGAGTTAGTTAAATTTGTTGATAGAACTTATAATTTAAGAAAAGAAAGATATTTAGGAATTTGGGAATTTTTATTAGAAAACTATAAGGAAAATGTAACATTCCATTTTGAAATAAATGCTAATATATTTGATGATGAAATTATAGAATTCTTAAAAAAAGTTCCAGAGGGTTACTTTCAATTTGAAATTGGAGTTCAAAGTATTAATAAAGATACAATGAATAGCATTAATAGAAGAAATCTACTTGAAAGATTGAGATATAATATAAAGGCAATATCGAAAAATGTTCATCTACATGTAGATTTAATTGCAGGACTTCCACACGATACATATGAAACATTTAAAGATTCGTTTGACTATGTTTATGATTTAGATGCCGAGATGATTCAATTAGGTTTTTTAAAAATATTGAGTGGGACAAAAATTTCTAAAGAGATAGAAGAATATGATTATAAATATATGGAGTTTCCGCCATACGAGATATTATCAAATTGTTTTATAAATTATACTGAATTAGTTAAATTGAAAAATCTTGAAAAAATGTTAGATTTCTATTATAATTCTGAAAAATTTAAAAACTCTGTAAAATATATAATTGATAATCATTATGATAGACCATTTACTTTCTTTGAGGAGATTGCAGAATATTATGAAAAAAATAACCTTTTAGGAGTTGGGCACAAGATAGTTGCCATATTTAATCACTTGGTTAAATTTTATAAAGAAAAGAATTTTATAGGAAAAGATATTTTTATTGAGTATTTAAAGTTGGATTATTTACTTTTAGGTAAACCAGGAGCTTATCCAGAATGGTTTATTTCTAAAAAAGATAAAGAAAAATACAATGAAATAGTAGTCGAAAAAAACTTTTCATCAACAAGAGAAGCCTATAAAAAAACTGAATTTGAAAAATTCGAATATGATGTTTTAAATCACAGAGTAGATACAATTGAAATATTTTTCAATTACTCGAATAAAAAACCAAAACTAGAGATTTTTAAATAA
- the rpsT gene encoding 30S ribosomal protein S20 — MAHSKSAKKRVIVAERNRERNQAVKSRVKTMLKKVLVAVETKEVEAANAALSVAYKELDKAVSKGIMKKNTASRRKARLAAKVNAL; from the coding sequence TTGGCACATTCAAAATCAGCAAAAAAGAGAGTTATCGTAGCGGAGAGAAACAGAGAGAGAAATCAAGCTGTAAAATCTAGAGTAAAAACTATGCTTAAAAAGGTATTAGTAGCAGTAGAAACTAAAGAGGTTGAGGCTGCTAACGCTGCTTTATCTGTAGCTTACAAAGAGTTAGATAAAGCTGTAAGCAAAGGAATCATGAAGAAGAACACAGCTTCTAGAAGAAAAGCTAGATTAGCTGCAAAAGTTAACGCTTTATAA
- a CDS encoding helicase C-terminal domain-containing protein has translation MNIEEKISLIAAEKMRLEIENVDGNEVFFRGIPDENGIVIDVEVLARGNRYSVPAILKAMRKGEVIIHNHPSGHLYPSDPDVEIAAIYSNRLDGASYIVNNDVTDIYVIVELIQRKNVKIDIKPYFEKNGLLANLFKEFEYRNEQLEMAEVIENGLNTETKVIVEAGTGTGKTLGYLIPAIEWSIKNKKRVVISTNTINLQEQLLNKDIPIAKKVIQGDFNYMLVKGRGNYLCNRKLHNVATGDIVDFEEYSQNQKAQFREVLKWGGKTESGDKAELPFEVDYTIWEHFQSESDMCAGNKCPFKADCYFLKARDEKKKADILITNHHMYFSDLAIRKEIGFNTEYSILPEYELVVFDEAHNVEKVARDYFSYDVSKYGFTKTMNQIYTMEKSKKRGTGSLDVLINYLKTADYDGKKGTESDLENDIKLRHRNLFTSGRAYFNFLIEIFSKGQMSSITYRLKKNEFERAVFYEQLDNLKDEFIADLSSYLKKVRTILGRIKDLEDKEGYISDFSRYIDRLDGFFENLKFINALDDEKFIYWAEVNGKKSNSKLVATPLKIDGELDKNLYTNLKQMIFTSATIAIGSDFSYFKESIGLKEKTLEKVIHSPFDYDNQMKVYLPKDLLNPSDPKFIDSIRDFLKNLILKTSGKCFILFTSYTTLNYMYYMIKDDLEDAGLNLLIQGQAPRTQLVNMYKNIKNPVLFGTDSFWEGVDIKGEQLSSVIIIKLPFKVPSDPITEAIIENITQQNKNAFVEYQIPESVIKFKQGIGRLIRSKSDRGIVTILDNRVITKSYGKYFKDAIPTKNIKILNKEDILKDISKT, from the coding sequence ATGAATATAGAGGAAAAAATATCTTTAATAGCTGCAGAAAAAATGAGATTAGAGATAGAGAATGTAGATGGAAATGAGGTATTTTTTAGAGGTATTCCAGATGAAAATGGCATAGTGATAGATGTCGAAGTTTTAGCTAGAGGAAATAGATATTCAGTTCCAGCAATACTGAAAGCGATGAGAAAAGGTGAAGTTATAATACACAATCATCCTTCAGGTCATTTATATCCGTCAGACCCCGATGTTGAAATAGCGGCTATATATTCAAATAGACTTGATGGAGCATCATATATAGTAAATAATGATGTAACGGATATTTATGTGATTGTAGAGTTGATTCAAAGAAAAAATGTAAAGATAGATATAAAGCCATATTTTGAAAAAAATGGACTTTTAGCCAATCTTTTTAAAGAGTTTGAATATAGAAATGAACAGTTAGAGATGGCTGAAGTTATTGAAAATGGATTAAATACAGAAACGAAAGTAATAGTAGAGGCTGGAACAGGAACAGGAAAGACTTTAGGATATTTAATACCAGCAATTGAATGGAGCATAAAAAATAAAAAAAGAGTTGTTATAAGTACAAATACAATAAATTTACAAGAACAACTTTTAAACAAAGATATTCCGATAGCTAAAAAAGTTATCCAAGGAGACTTTAATTATATGTTAGTTAAAGGTAGAGGGAATTACCTTTGTAATAGAAAATTACACAATGTAGCAACGGGAGATATTGTAGATTTTGAAGAATATAGCCAAAATCAAAAGGCTCAGTTTCGAGAAGTTTTAAAATGGGGTGGTAAAACAGAAAGTGGAGATAAGGCAGAGCTTCCATTTGAAGTCGATTATACAATTTGGGAGCATTTTCAGAGTGAGAGTGACATGTGTGCAGGAAATAAATGTCCTTTTAAAGCTGACTGTTACTTTTTAAAAGCCAGAGATGAGAAGAAGAAAGCAGATATACTGATAACAAATCATCATATGTATTTTTCTGATTTGGCAATAAGAAAAGAGATAGGATTCAATACGGAATATTCAATTTTGCCAGAATATGAATTGGTTGTTTTTGATGAAGCTCATAATGTTGAAAAAGTGGCAAGAGATTATTTTTCTTATGATGTTTCAAAATACGGGTTTACAAAAACTATGAATCAAATATATACAATGGAAAAATCTAAAAAAAGAGGAACGGGAAGTTTAGATGTCTTAATAAATTATTTAAAAACAGCGGATTATGATGGAAAAAAAGGAACTGAATCAGATTTAGAGAATGATATTAAATTGAGACATCGTAATTTATTTACATCTGGAAGAGCGTATTTTAATTTTTTAATAGAAATTTTTTCAAAGGGACAAATGTCGAGCATAACTTATAGATTAAAGAAAAATGAATTTGAAAGAGCTGTATTCTATGAGCAGCTAGATAATTTGAAGGATGAATTTATAGCAGATCTATCATCATATTTAAAAAAAGTTAGAACTATATTAGGAAGAATAAAAGATTTAGAGGATAAAGAGGGATATATAAGTGATTTTTCAAGATATATAGATCGATTAGACGGGTTCTTTGAAAATTTAAAATTTATTAATGCTTTAGATGATGAGAAATTTATTTATTGGGCAGAAGTAAATGGAAAAAAAAGTAATTCTAAATTGGTGGCAACACCACTAAAAATAGATGGAGAACTAGATAAAAATCTATATACAAATTTAAAACAGATGATTTTCACATCTGCAACAATAGCAATAGGAAGTGATTTTTCATATTTTAAAGAGAGCATAGGATTAAAAGAAAAAACTTTAGAAAAAGTTATTCATTCACCATTTGATTATGATAATCAAATGAAAGTTTATTTACCTAAAGATCTTTTAAATCCAAGTGATCCAAAATTTATAGACAGTATTAGAGATTTTTTAAAAAATTTGATATTGAAAACTTCAGGGAAATGTTTTATACTATTTACTTCTTATACGACATTAAATTATATGTATTATATGATAAAAGATGATTTAGAAGACGCAGGATTAAATTTATTAATTCAAGGACAAGCTCCGAGAACTCAGCTTGTGAATATGTATAAAAATATAAAAAATCCAGTTTTATTTGGAACAGATTCTTTCTGGGAAGGGGTAGATATAAAGGGAGAACAATTAAGTTCTGTAATTATAATAAAGCTACCATTTAAAGTTCCAAGTGACCCTATTACAGAAGCAATAATAGAAAATATAACTCAACAAAATAAAAATGCTTTTGTAGAATATCAAATTCCAGAATCAGTAATTAAATTTAAACAAGGAATTGGAAGATTGATAAGAAGTAAAAGTGATAGAGGAATTGTTACAATATTAGATAATAGAGTAATAACAAAAAGCTATGGAAAATACTTTAAAGATGCAATACCTACAAAAAATATAAAGATACTTAATAAAGAAGATATTTTAAAGGATATTTCTAAAACTTAA
- the ftsH gene encoding ATP-dependent zinc metalloprotease FtsH, protein MKNREDNEKMALHNFIEEEPKKDDVHDDEAKKEEEKKVKDEQEQSELEERKRKIKEKLKEGIDKSKQEKESGEPREIGGKFNLKGFVMLLFIVTIILSLPTMFSKSDSSNVKTISYTDFIKELNDNKLVRVDEREGYVYGYTSEKDTTAVKARMITDRLGGDSQLVSLIESKTVKIESLPPQELPFLLNMLASWFPMLLLIGIWIFMLNKMNKGGGGGPQVFNMGKSKAKENGENVSQVTFADVAGIDEAKIELEEVVQFLKEPDKFKNLGAKIPKGVLLLGSPGTGKTLLAKAVAGEAGVPFFSMSGSEFVEMFVGVGASRVRDLFSKARKNSPCIIFIDEIDAVGRKRGSGQGGGNDEREQTLNQLLVEMDGFGTEETIIVLAATNRPEILDKALMRPGRFDRQVVVDRPDIKGREAILKVHSKNKKFASDVDFEVIARKTPGFVGADIANMLNEAAILAARAGREEINMADLEEASEKVTIGPERKSRMAVQKERIIVAYHEVGHAMTQRLSPNTEPVHKVTIIPRGMAALGYTMTLPTEDRYLKSKNEFLSELVTLLGGRAAEEIVFGDITTGASNDIERATAIAHAMVTKYGMSDKFGPIMLDATRDGDMFQQKLYGETTSKEIDDEIRRLVSTAYAKAKEILTDNRDKLEEITQALLRLETINGEELDEMLAGKTVERLEKENSIEEKIVDLKEEEEKLKEELKQKAAQSVLDNTPE, encoded by the coding sequence ATGAAGAATAGAGAAGATAATGAAAAAATGGCATTGCATAACTTCATTGAAGAAGAGCCAAAAAAAGATGACGTGCATGATGATGAAGCTAAAAAAGAAGAAGAAAAAAAAGTAAAAGATGAACAAGAACAAAGTGAATTAGAGGAAAGAAAAAGAAAAATTAAGGAAAAATTAAAAGAGGGAATAGATAAAAGTAAGCAGGAAAAAGAATCTGGAGAACCTAGAGAAATTGGAGGGAAATTTAATCTTAAAGGATTTGTAATGTTGTTGTTTATAGTAACAATAATTTTATCACTACCAACAATGTTCTCAAAGTCAGATTCATCAAATGTAAAGACTATTAGTTATACTGATTTTATAAAAGAGTTAAACGATAACAAACTTGTTAGAGTAGATGAAAGAGAAGGGTATGTTTATGGATATACTTCTGAAAAAGATACGACAGCAGTAAAAGCTAGAATGATAACTGATAGATTAGGGGGAGATTCTCAACTTGTTAGCTTGATAGAAAGTAAGACAGTCAAAATTGAATCGTTACCACCACAAGAGCTACCATTCTTATTAAATATGCTAGCATCTTGGTTCCCAATGCTATTATTAATTGGAATCTGGATATTTATGCTTAACAAAATGAATAAAGGTGGAGGTGGAGGACCTCAAGTTTTCAATATGGGTAAATCTAAGGCAAAAGAAAATGGAGAAAATGTATCTCAAGTAACTTTTGCGGATGTAGCTGGAATTGATGAAGCTAAAATCGAATTAGAAGAGGTTGTTCAGTTTTTAAAAGAGCCGGATAAGTTTAAAAATTTAGGTGCTAAAATTCCTAAGGGAGTTCTTTTATTAGGATCACCAGGTACAGGAAAGACACTTTTAGCAAAAGCGGTAGCTGGAGAAGCTGGAGTTCCATTCTTTAGTATGTCAGGATCAGAGTTCGTAGAAATGTTCGTAGGGGTTGGAGCTTCAAGAGTTAGAGATTTGTTCTCTAAAGCTAGAAAAAACTCTCCTTGTATAATTTTTATAGATGAGATTGATGCTGTAGGTAGAAAAAGAGGAAGTGGTCAAGGTGGAGGAAACGACGAAAGAGAACAAACACTTAACCAACTTTTAGTAGAGATGGATGGATTTGGAACTGAAGAGACAATCATTGTTTTAGCAGCAACAAACAGACCGGAAATTTTAGATAAAGCGTTAATGAGACCTGGAAGATTTGATAGACAAGTTGTTGTTGATAGACCAGATATAAAAGGAAGAGAAGCTATTTTAAAAGTTCACTCTAAAAATAAAAAGTTTGCTTCAGATGTAGATTTTGAAGTAATCGCAAGAAAAACACCTGGATTTGTTGGAGCAGATATAGCAAATATGTTAAATGAAGCCGCTATTTTAGCTGCAAGAGCTGGAAGAGAAGAGATAAATATGGCAGATTTAGAAGAAGCTTCAGAAAAAGTTACTATAGGTCCAGAAAGAAAATCGAGAATGGCTGTTCAGAAAGAAAGAATCATTGTAGCTTATCATGAGGTAGGGCACGCAATGACTCAGAGATTATCACCAAATACAGAGCCAGTTCACAAAGTGACGATTATTCCAAGAGGTATGGCTGCGTTAGGATATACTATGACGCTACCAACGGAAGATAGATATCTTAAATCAAAAAATGAATTTTTATCTGAGCTTGTAACTTTATTAGGAGGAAGAGCCGCAGAGGAGATTGTATTTGGAGATATAACAACGGGAGCAAGTAACGATATTGAAAGGGCAACAGCAATAGCTCATGCCATGGTAACAAAATATGGAATGAGTGATAAATTTGGACCAATAATGTTAGATGCTACACGTGATGGAGATATGTTCCAGCAAAAGCTTTATGGTGAAACGACATCTAAAGAGATTGACGATGAGATTAGAAGATTAGTTTCTACAGCTTATGCTAAAGCTAAAGAGATTTTAACAGATAATAGAGATAAACTTGAAGAGATAACTCAAGCTTTATTGAGATTAGAAACAATAAATGGTGAAGAGTTAGATGAGATGTTAGCAGGGAAAACTGTTGAAAGATTAGAAAAAGAAAATAGTATCGAAGAAAAAATTGTGGATTTAAAAGAAGAAGAGGAAAAGTTAAAAGAGGAGCTAAAGCAAAAAGCAGCTCAATCAGTTTTGGATAATACACCAGAGTAA
- the tilS gene encoding tRNA lysidine(34) synthetase TilS: protein MLRKILKKIKNEKLIENGDKIVLGFSGGPDSVFLLEVLKELKKELDFEFVLAHINHLFRGKNSDGDEKFSLLSGEKIGIPVFIKRASMETVAKENGIGLEEAGRMIRYEFFSEVLKETNSNKIAIAHNLDDQIENFLFRLIRGSSLEGLEGIQHRENIIRPINETYKNDILNFLDTQNIEYRVDETNFENDFTRNSIRLDLIPFIEERYNVSFKDKVHNLIEEIKEVNEILKIDLEKYKILENDKEVLNIDLIQTEDSYIQRKIINEYFKEFELESSREKIGNVIKLFKSSGSKNIHLENNFILKKQYKNIWIEKENIDNLENINISLIKKVPFKIKVDNFILEAFLDERSFGKNEFLTNLKIGDTLEIRYRKDGDRIKPLGMTSHKKVKDIFINEKIPKEMRGTIPLVIKDNEIVWISGVKKSEDFKCRKNEKGIKLIIRRQDEE, encoded by the coding sequence ATGTTAAGAAAAATTTTAAAAAAAATAAAAAATGAAAAATTAATAGAAAATGGAGATAAAATTGTTCTTGGTTTTTCAGGAGGACCAGATTCAGTATTTTTATTAGAAGTTTTAAAAGAATTAAAAAAAGAGTTAGACTTTGAGTTTGTATTAGCCCATATTAACCACTTGTTTAGAGGTAAGAATTCAGACGGTGATGAGAAATTTAGTCTTTTAAGCGGAGAAAAGATAGGAATACCAGTTTTTATAAAAAGAGCTTCGATGGAAACAGTAGCTAAAGAAAATGGAATTGGATTAGAGGAAGCGGGAAGAATGATAAGATATGAATTCTTTTCAGAAGTTTTAAAAGAAACAAATAGTAATAAAATAGCAATAGCTCACAATTTAGATGATCAAATCGAAAACTTTTTATTTAGACTTATTAGAGGTTCATCTTTGGAAGGTTTAGAAGGAATTCAACATAGAGAAAATATAATTAGACCTATAAATGAAACATATAAAAATGATATTTTAAATTTTTTAGATACCCAAAATATTGAATATAGAGTAGATGAAACAAATTTTGAAAACGATTTTACTAGAAACAGCATAAGATTGGATTTAATTCCATTTATAGAAGAAAGATATAATGTTAGTTTTAAAGATAAAGTTCATAATTTAATTGAAGAGATTAAAGAGGTTAATGAGATTCTCAAAATAGATTTAGAAAAATATAAAATTCTTGAAAATGATAAGGAAGTTTTAAATATAGATTTGATTCAAACAGAAGATAGTTATATCCAAAGAAAAATAATTAATGAATATTTTAAAGAGTTTGAATTAGAATCATCTAGAGAAAAAATTGGAAATGTAATAAAACTATTTAAAAGTTCAGGAAGTAAAAATATACACTTAGAAAATAATTTTATTTTAAAAAAACAATATAAAAATATTTGGATAGAGAAGGAAAATATAGATAATTTAGAAAATATAAATATTAGTCTTATAAAAAAAGTACCCTTTAAAATAAAAGTTGATAATTTTATTTTAGAAGCATTTCTAGATGAAAGAAGTTTTGGTAAAAATGAATTTTTAACAAATTTAAAAATAGGTGATACTTTAGAGATAAGGTATCGAAAGGATGGGGATAGAATAAAACCTTTAGGAATGACTTCTCATAAAAAAGTAAAAGATATATTTATAAATGAGAAGATACCAAAGGAAATGAGGGGTACAATCCCATTAGTAATAAAAGATAATGAGATTGTCTGGATTTCAGGAGTAAAAAAAAGTGAAGACTTTAAATGTAGAAAAAATGAAAAAGGAATTAAGCTAATCATAAGGAGGCAAGATGAAGAATAG
- a CDS encoding YibE/F family protein, translating into MKRMIILLFSIFSIVIFSQNIESYTEEIRQEEYIKGKILSLENVIKNGYNEQDGIREIEEYKVKILEGEDKNKEVLVQSPVYEERAYNIFIREKQNIVLYKESSDEAGNTYYIVDIDKRDSILVIIGIFVALTIFIAKLKGIKALLSLVIVVAIIYNIFLPMIANGYSPILISTLCALLCSTITIFLTTGFSQKGIVAILGAVAGVIIAGVISMYFSYKMAMTGFVSVEALNYSALLQGIRVREIISAGVILGSMGAVMDVSMSISSALTELKAVASNITKKEIFDSGMRIGADIIGTMVNTLILAYIGSGILSTLFIYLQKEQFPLIRILNFESVAADILRAFAGSIGILVAVPITSYLCCVLFAKKNS; encoded by the coding sequence ATGAAAAGAATGATAATTTTGTTGTTTTCAATATTTTCAATAGTTATATTTTCACAAAATATTGAAAGCTATACAGAAGAGATAAGGCAAGAAGAGTATATAAAAGGAAAAATACTATCTTTAGAAAATGTAATAAAAAATGGGTATAATGAACAGGATGGAATAAGAGAGATAGAGGAGTATAAAGTTAAAATTTTAGAAGGGGAGGATAAGAATAAAGAGGTATTAGTTCAATCTCCGGTTTATGAAGAGAGAGCATATAATATATTTATAAGAGAAAAGCAAAATATCGTTTTATATAAAGAAAGTAGTGATGAAGCTGGAAATACATACTATATAGTAGACATAGATAAAAGAGATTCAATATTAGTTATAATTGGGATTTTTGTAGCGTTAACAATTTTTATAGCCAAACTTAAAGGCATAAAAGCCTTACTCTCTTTAGTTATTGTAGTGGCTATAATATATAATATATTTTTACCAATGATAGCAAATGGATATTCTCCAATTCTTATATCAACATTATGTGCACTTCTATGTTCTACGATTACAATATTTTTGACAACAGGATTTTCTCAAAAGGGTATTGTTGCAATTCTTGGAGCGGTTGCTGGAGTGATTATAGCAGGAGTAATTTCGATGTATTTTTCTTATAAAATGGCAATGACAGGTTTTGTATCTGTAGAAGCATTAAATTATTCGGCATTACTTCAAGGTATAAGAGTGAGAGAGATAATTTCGGCTGGAGTTATTTTAGGAAGTATGGGGGCAGTAATGGATGTATCGATGTCAATCTCTTCGGCATTAACTGAGCTTAAGGCTGTAGCCTCTAATATAACGAAAAAAGAGATTTTCGATTCTGGAATGAGAATAGGAGCAGACATAATAGGAACTATGGTAAATACTCTTATACTAGCTTATATAGGAAGTGGAATTCTTTCTACATTATTTATATATTTACAAAAAGAGCAATTTCCATTGATTAGAATTTTGAACTTTGAATCTGTAGCAGCAGATATACTTAGAGCTTTTGCAGGAAGTATAGGAATATTAGTTGCAGTTCCAATAACGTCATATCTTTGTTGTGTTTTGTTTGCAAAAAAAAATAGCTGA
- the rpsO gene encoding 30S ribosomal protein S15, protein MAINKAEIIAAYGKDGKDTGSTEVQVAILTAQINHLTNHLRTHKKDFHSRLGLLKMVGKRKRLLSYLMSKDIEGYRALIAKLGIRK, encoded by the coding sequence ATGGCTATAAACAAAGCAGAAATCATCGCAGCATACGGAAAAGATGGAAAAGATACAGGATCTACAGAGGTTCAAGTTGCTATATTAACAGCACAAATCAACCACTTAACTAACCACTTAAGAACTCACAAGAAAGACTTCCATTCAAGATTAGGATTATTAAAAATGGTTGGAAAAAGAAAGAGATTATTAAGCTACTTAATGAGCAAAGATATCGAAGGATACAGAGCTTTAATTGCTAAATTAGGAATCAGAAAGTAA
- the mltG gene encoding endolytic transglycosylase MltG, giving the protein MKKKFLIFLLIILTGVFSIFKLYSIKVDAKKEYKVQVNLRTGTSLNSAFKQMGIADSIFFKIFLKYEKNSGKNIKAGFYELDGKYSYRDIIQMMEEGRVKYTILTIPEGYSIKEIGSLLKERGIGTEEGLRNALKEIKDFPYLTPDGNFEGYLYPETYYLAVDTNEKEVAKAMLGQFLKIFPPDKYSDKKEFYEKLIMASIIEREAQLKDEKPLMSSVFYNRLKKGMKLGSDATVNYLYDYSKRRMYYKDLKIDSPYNTYMYRGLPPGPISNPDYSSVMAAMNPAETDYLFFVVTSTGKHTFTKTYREHLEVQKKK; this is encoded by the coding sequence ATGAAGAAAAAATTTTTAATTTTTTTATTAATTATTTTAACAGGAGTTTTTTCAATATTTAAGTTGTATTCAATAAAAGTAGATGCAAAAAAAGAATACAAAGTTCAAGTAAACTTAAGAACTGGTACAAGTTTGAATAGTGCATTTAAACAGATGGGAATAGCAGATTCTATTTTCTTCAAAATATTTTTAAAATATGAAAAAAATTCAGGAAAAAATATAAAGGCTGGATTTTATGAGTTAGATGGAAAATATTCTTATAGAGATATAATTCAAATGATGGAAGAGGGAAGAGTTAAATACACAATTTTAACAATACCAGAAGGATATTCAATAAAAGAGATAGGGTCTTTACTTAAAGAAAGAGGAATTGGTACTGAAGAGGGATTGAGAAATGCTTTAAAGGAAATAAAGGATTTTCCATATTTAACCCCTGATGGAAACTTTGAGGGATATTTATATCCAGAAACATACTATTTAGCAGTAGATACAAATGAGAAAGAGGTAGCGAAGGCTATGCTAGGACAATTTTTGAAGATATTCCCACCTGATAAGTATTCTGATAAAAAAGAGTTTTATGAAAAGTTAATCATGGCATCAATAATTGAAAGAGAAGCGCAATTGAAGGATGAGAAACCTTTGATGTCATCAGTTTTTTATAATCGTTTGAAAAAAGGTATGAAATTAGGATCTGATGCAACAGTAAATTATTTATATGACTACAGTAAGAGAAGAATGTATTACAAAGATTTAAAAATAGATTCTCCTTACAATACATATATGTATAGAGGATTACCACCGGGACCAATATCAAACCCAGATTATTCTTCGGTGATGGCAGCGATGAATCCAGCCGAAACAGATTACCTATTTTTTGTTGTTACAAGCACAGGAAAACATACGTTTACAAAAACATATAGAGAGCATTTAGAAGTTCAAAAGAAAAAATAA
- a CDS encoding HAD family hydrolase, whose product MIKLIVLDVDGTLTDGKLYVSNSGDEMKAFNVKDGLGITQAIAQGKEIAIITGKTSHIVTKRCQELGINEIHQGIKNKIATLDLILEKYNISYENVAYMGDDLIDLAVMKKCKLAAAPKDSVEEILQISDFISTRNGGDGAVREFIEYILKKENLWTNVVNNFTPTEQ is encoded by the coding sequence ATGATTAAACTTATTGTTTTAGATGTCGATGGAACATTAACTGATGGAAAACTTTACGTTTCAAATTCAGGAGACGAGATGAAAGCTTTTAATGTTAAGGATGGTCTAGGAATAACTCAAGCTATTGCTCAAGGTAAAGAAATAGCTATTATAACTGGAAAGACATCACATATTGTTACTAAGCGTTGTCAAGAACTTGGAATAAATGAGATTCACCAAGGAATTAAAAATAAAATAGCGACACTTGATTTAATTTTAGAAAAATACAATATTTCATATGAAAATGTTGCCTATATGGGTGATGATTTAATTGATTTAGCTGTTATGAAAAAATGTAAACTTGCTGCTGCTCCAAAAGATTCTGTTGAAGAAATTTTACAAATATCTGATTTTATCTCTACTAGAAATGGTGGCGATGGAGCGGTTAGAGAATTTATTGAATATATATTAAAAAAAGAAAACTTATGGACCAATGTAGTTAATAACTTTACTCCAACAGAACAATAA